One segment of Deltaproteobacteria bacterium DNA contains the following:
- the hflK gene encoding FtsH protease activity modulator HflK — protein sequence MTMARQPRGGESFPVPDFREGVDELHNILRRLGRGRAGAIVLAVVLLLWLASGLYIVGPGERGVVLHFGMLWSQTEPGLRYRLPSPIQTRHVVDVARVRRAEIGFRASEGRTLPVPEEALMLTGDENIVDVQLFVQYLVQDPVKFLFRANDPEGALRVSAEVALRSVVGQNTIDYTMTDGRVEVQGRVKTQLQGLLDTYETGLLVTEARLLVVDPPKDVREAFHDVVRAWEDRERLIKEAEGYGEDVVPKARGEAAQMLQQAEAYKAQRAIRAQGDAARFLKVLEEYQKAKGVTRHRLYLESVEKILPGTQKFLLDTNGNQGRVLPFLPLKDLVAAPAAAPEPKSPPAASASR from the coding sequence ATGACAATGGCGCGCCAACCCCGCGGCGGCGAGTCGTTCCCGGTGCCCGACTTCAGGGAAGGCGTCGATGAGCTGCACAACATCCTGCGGCGGCTCGGGCGCGGACGCGCGGGCGCAATCGTCCTGGCGGTCGTGCTGCTGCTCTGGCTCGCCTCGGGACTCTACATCGTGGGTCCTGGCGAGCGGGGAGTAGTTCTCCACTTCGGGATGCTTTGGTCCCAGACCGAGCCGGGGCTGCGCTACCGCCTGCCCTCGCCAATCCAGACCCGCCACGTCGTGGACGTAGCGCGCGTCCGCCGGGCCGAGATCGGCTTCCGTGCCTCCGAGGGACGGACCCTGCCAGTCCCGGAGGAGGCCCTGATGCTGACGGGCGACGAGAACATCGTGGATGTCCAGCTCTTCGTCCAGTACCTGGTGCAAGATCCCGTGAAGTTTCTCTTTCGCGCCAACGATCCGGAGGGCGCGCTGCGCGTTTCGGCCGAGGTCGCGCTGAGGAGCGTGGTCGGCCAGAACACCATCGACTACACCATGACCGACGGCCGCGTGGAGGTGCAAGGGAGGGTGAAGACGCAGCTCCAAGGGCTCCTCGACACCTATGAGACCGGCTTGCTGGTCACCGAGGCGCGGCTCTTGGTGGTCGACCCCCCGAAGGACGTGCGCGAGGCCTTCCACGACGTGGTGCGAGCATGGGAGGATCGGGAGCGACTCATCAAGGAGGCCGAGGGCTACGGCGAGGACGTCGTTCCCAAGGCGCGGGGCGAGGCCGCACAGATGCTCCAGCAGGCCGAGGCCTACAAGGCGCAACGTGCGATCCGAGCGCAGGGAGACGCCGCGCGGTTCTTGAAGGTGCTCGAGGAGTATCAGAAGGCCAAGGGCGTGACCCGCCACCGCCTGTACCTGGAGAGCGTCGAGAAGATCCTGCCCGGGACGCAGAAGTTCCTCCTGGACACCAACGGAAACCAGGGCCGCGTTCTCCCCTTCCTCCCCCTGAAGGACCTGGTCGCCGCGCCTGCCGCCGCACCGGAGCCGAAGAGCCCGCCTGCGGCGAGCGCCAGCAGGTGA